Below is a window of Methanophagales archaeon DNA.
AGAATCTACTCATTTGTTATCCCTATCCCTCATTTACGCTTTATCTGGTATGCAAGTCTCTTTTATAAGGTAAGAATGGAATGTATGAGCTATAAGCTTATAGAACGAGTAGAGGGGAGCACGAGAGTACTGGTGCCGAAGCGAGCTAAGAGGGCACTTTTTTATAATCCCAGAATGGAACTCTGCCGGGATATAGATATAGCCGCATTAGCTGCTTTCACTCATCATTCTAAGTCTAAGTCTAAGTCTAACTCCAGCTCCAGCACAATGGTGTATGTGGATGCACTTGCAGGCACTGGTGTGCGCGGTGTCAGGGTGGCGAACGAACTCGGGCTGCAGGTGGTGCTAAATGACCTGAGTAGAGGGGCTTACGAGGTGATCAATCGCAATGTGAAGCTGAACGGGATAGAGGAAAGAACGAGTATATATAACGAGGATGCAAATGTGCTTCTGCACCGCAACAGGTGCAGGTATGATATCGTAGATATAGACCCTTTTGGCTCGCCAGTCCCTTATCTCGATTCGCTATCACAATCGGTGAAGAAGTTGATTATGGTCACTGCAACAGATACAGCGCCTTTATGTGGCGCTCATACCGGGGGTTTGAGGAAGTATGCCGCAAAACCGCTGAATACCGAATATCATAAGGAGATGGCAACACGTATCCTGCTGGGGCGAGTAACGAGGGACCTGTGCAGACATGACAGGGCAATACAGCCGCTGCTGTGCTATTCGTGGAGCCATTTCGTGAGGCTCATAGCAAGAGTGGAAAGAGGTGCAAAGCGAGCAGATGAGTGCATGAAGAGACTTGGCTTCATTCTTCATTGCTTCTCCTGCGGTAGCAGATATGCTATTCATTGCTCTGAACTGCAGGATATGAATATGAGCACGAGATGCGAGGTCTGTGGTGCTAAAATCAGGATTGCAGGACCCCTGTATTTGAGTCCGATAAAGGATAATAGCTTTTGCAAACATGTATATGAAGAGTTAAGAGTGAGACAACTGGGAAAGAAGCGAGAAGCGCAGAAAATCGTCGCTACATGCATGAATGAACTGGACATACCATTCTATTATGACTATCACGAGATATGCAAGGCTTTGAAGATATCTCCGCCTTCTATCCACTTCCTGATTGAGAGATTGAATGATAGTGGTTTTAGAGCGAGCAGGACACATTTCTCTGATACAGGATTTAAGACAGAAGCGAAGATGGAAGAGGTAAAGGAGATTTTAAGGAGGTAACAGACCAGACATATGATGGAGAAGAGTAGGAAAAAATCGAAAAATTTATATATCATTTCTGAGAATCAGATACTGAGTAATGGAAATGTGGAAGGATATATCTGTTAGGAGGGCTGGAAATGGAGAAAGGTGAAAAGATAATTATTTCGGTGGTTGTTCTGGTTACCATTGTTGTTATTGTTGGTGCGGCGGTAGTGATACCTACAATGATGCAAGAGATGACGAAACCGGAAAGCTGTGCCAAGAACTGTCATGAGATGCAACCATTTTATGATTCATTGCAGGATTCGCCTCATGCGGGGGTAGACTGTCACGAATGCCATGAGAGTACGGAGCCAGAGATGTTTCTGTATATGAAAGAGATGACCAACCATCTTGAGGGTATAAGCGAAGGTCTGAAGGCGGGCAAGAGTTTAGATGAGACCACAGCGGAAATGGCAGAGAAACTGGAGAGTGAGCCACCCACAAGTGCTTCTCTTCCAAAGAATGAGTATTGTATGAGATGTCATAGCACCAATTATAAACCATTAGCAGAGATTGCAGACCCCGGTATCTCGTGCTTTAAATGTCACTCCACGATTGCACACACCGAACATAAGGTCGCTCTCTACCAGGGATACTGGAGTCCTGATTTAGAAGACCACGAATGTGTAGCATGTCATAACGAGCATGATGTAACGGTAAAGGAAGAGACCTGCAAAGCGTGTCACCCACCGGAGAAACATCCTTAATCCTTAATTTAATTTCTCCGGATATTCTTTCTTTTCATTCTACCTACCTGCTTTTATGCGCTTCATTGCATATCAGAATGACCATACCTGCTGCCAGCAATATCACGCCAGACCATACGAGCCATATTAGTGGTACCCGCTTCACTTTTATCCTGAAATCCGCTGGCTGCCGCTTCTCTCCCATGAGCGCATAGAATAGCGAGTTATAGCTGGAGTTCGTGTGCTCCATAAAGATATAGAGGTCGCCTCGCAACGTGGAGATGATCAGTGGTTTGGACAGAATACCATAGTTTGTATAATAATACATCCTTAGACTTTTGTTAGTGTATACAGTAGTGCCATCAACGATAGAGACGTCAAGAGCCAGACTCGAGTATTCAGGCATGGTAAAGAAATGCCCGGTACTGGCGTAAACATGCCCTCTGCCCGGATATATCGTGGGAGTCCCCAAGGTTATCTTCGCATCGAGCGCATCAACAGTCGAGTTGGGCTTTGCAATTATGCCCCTGCTCTCTGTCTGCG
It encodes the following:
- a CDS encoding tRNA (guanine(10)-N(2))-dimethyltransferase, with translation MSYKLIERVEGSTRVLVPKRAKRALFYNPRMELCRDIDIAALAAFTHHSKSKSKSNSSSSTMVYVDALAGTGVRGVRVANELGLQVVLNDLSRGAYEVINRNVKLNGIEERTSIYNEDANVLLHRNRCRYDIVDIDPFGSPVPYLDSLSQSVKKLIMVTATDTAPLCGAHTGGLRKYAAKPLNTEYHKEMATRILLGRVTRDLCRHDRAIQPLLCYSWSHFVRLIARVERGAKRADECMKRLGFILHCFSCGSRYAIHCSELQDMNMSTRCEVCGAKIRIAGPLYLSPIKDNSFCKHVYEELRVRQLGKKREAQKIVATCMNELDIPFYYDYHEICKALKISPPSIHFLIERLNDSGFRASRTHFSDTGFKTEAKMEEVKEILRR
- a CDS encoding NapC/NirT family cytochrome c; the protein is MEKGEKIIISVVVLVTIVVIVGAAVVIPTMMQEMTKPESCAKNCHEMQPFYDSLQDSPHAGVDCHECHESTEPEMFLYMKEMTNHLEGISEGLKAGKSLDETTAEMAEKLESEPPTSASLPKNEYCMRCHSTNYKPLAEIADPGISCFKCHSTIAHTEHKVALYQGYWSPDLEDHECVACHNEHDVTVKEETCKACHPPEKHP